In Thermostichus vulcanus str. 'Rupite', the sequence GTTTTGGGGCAGGATTAGACACAGGACGCAGGATCTTTCTTGACCATGGGCAAGGTGTACTTGGTGGGGGCAGGGTTGGGAGGACGGGAGGGCCTGACGGTGCGGGCGCTTCAGGTGTTGCGGCAGGCGGAGGCGGTTTGGATCGATGAACTGGTGGATGAGCGCTTGCTGGTGGAATTGCCCGGTCAGGCGCAGCTGTGGCGACGGTCTGGGGAGTCTTCTGTGCAAGAGGGAGTCCTGTGGCTGATCCAACGCTGCCATGAGGACAAACAGGTGGTTCATCTCAAGTCTGGGGATCCGCTGATTTTTGGCCGTACCCGCGAAGAGGTAGAAGCGCTCACCAAGGCTGGCTGCCCTTTTGAGATTCTACCGGGGTTATCTTCCGCTCTGGCCGGTCCCCTCTGGGCAGGGATCCCTTTAACCGATCAGCACCTGAGCCGAACCGTTGCCGTGCTGACAGCCCATGAGCTGGAAGCTTTACCCTGGAGTGCTTTGGCTCAGTTGGATACCTTGGTCATCTTGATGGGATCCCGACAACGGCAGGCAATTGCGGCCCAATTGGTGGATGCAGGGATCCCCACCCAGCGACCTGTGGCCTTGATTTGGGGGGCAGGGCAAGCCGAGCAGCAGGTTTGGGTGGGAGAGCTGGGGGAGCTGCTGCAGGGGAAGGAGTTGAGCCCTTCCCGCAAGAATCCCCTGCCGGCTTTATTGGTGATTGGGGAAGTTGTTAAGCTGCGGCAGCTTGTTTTACCTGGGATCCCACCCTTGCCGGAACCAGCCCCCTTGGCGGGTAAAACCGTCTTGGTGACCCGTTCGGAAGGGCAATCGGAAGCCTTTCGCCAGCTGCTGCAGGCCCAAGGGGCGCGGATCCTGGAGATGCCCACCCTGGTGATTCAACCCCCCGACAGTTGGGATCCCCTTGATCGGGCGATTGCCAGCTTGGCCCAGGTTGATTGGCTGCTGTTGACTTCTGCCAATGCCGTCAGCCATTTCTTTGCCCGGCTGCACCATCACAAACAAGACAGCCGTGCCCTGCGAGGTCTCAAGGTGGCGGTGGTGGGATCCAAAACGGCAGCCACCCTGGCTCAGTACGGTATTCATCCCGACTTGGTGCCCCCAGAGTTTGTGGCGGATGCTCTTTTGGAAGTATGGCCACAGCCGGTGGCAGGACAACGGATCCTCTTTCCTCGCGTGCAGTCCGGCGGGCGGGATGTGTTGGTGCAGGGGTTGCGACAGCGGGGAGCTGAGGTGGAAGAAGTGGCAGCCTATGAGTCCACCTGTCCCCCCGCGGCAGATGCGCAGGTGGTTGCTGCCCTCAAGACCGG encodes:
- the cobA gene encoding uroporphyrinogen-III C-methyltransferase — its product is MGKVYLVGAGLGGREGLTVRALQVLRQAEAVWIDELVDERLLVELPGQAQLWRRSGESSVQEGVLWLIQRCHEDKQVVHLKSGDPLIFGRTREEVEALTKAGCPFEILPGLSSALAGPLWAGIPLTDQHLSRTVAVLTAHELEALPWSALAQLDTLVILMGSRQRQAIAAQLVDAGIPTQRPVALIWGAGQAEQQVWVGELGELLQGKELSPSRKNPLPALLVIGEVVKLRQLVLPGIPPLPEPAPLAGKTVLVTRSEGQSEAFRQLLQAQGARILEMPTLVIQPPDSWDPLDRAIASLAQVDWLLLTSANAVSHFFARLHHHKQDSRALRGLKVAVVGSKTAATLAQYGIHPDLVPPEFVADALLEVWPQPVAGQRILFPRVQSGGRDVLVQGLRQRGAEVEEVAAYESTCPPAADAQVVAALKTGQVDILSFASSKTVQHFARLLQQAGLGPEVWDPPVQIAAIGPKTAETCVAVLGRVDIEAKEYTLEGLVEAMVSTFQSRPEPPTRR